In a genomic window of Clavelina lepadiformis chromosome 7, kaClaLepa1.1, whole genome shotgun sequence:
- the LOC143465850 gene encoding glycoprotein 3-alpha-L-fucosyltransferase A-like isoform X2 — MSRFKRKLLQILAVLLAFLCVVYLLLYRKLISTKSKSNLAKISQRDKFLGKLVENFRHNARASTTRFHPTDVLQTVAPNIGESSIENSQRDKISRKRPKILLWKPIPQNLNWTLPRTEIRPDQAFVWWCHESTSTVVEAYYKNLRQYNGYFNWTMHYRKDSNITAAFIPHTARDWYFDRVGRTAEKSLRESKQAITKIQFEKMFRDLMKVKKKSAAWVATDCNYVEGAIIRRQYVNSIEKDGNYSVDIYGGCGNKKLAMRSSVMYDVLRRYKFYLAFENTQFCREYLTEKFWYNSLYAGVVPIVWGPSKATVQEIAPPNSFIHVEDFNYDVKKLTKFLRKLEKNKKAYKEYFKWWMMPGFYPIYKLREAEDPEDRVGESVFQFEVNGFCHLCKMLHEKRHKTTHWAVSDLHQAFYGPEDLRCLY, encoded by the exons ATGTCGCGATTCAAGCGTAAGCTTCTGCAGATACTGGCGGTTTTATTGGCGTTTTTATGTGTGGTCTATCTACTTCTATACAGGAAGCTCATTTCGACCAAGTCGAAGAGCAATCTTGCTAAGATTTCGCAACGTGACAAGTTCTTGGGGAAACTTGTCGAGAACTTTCGTCATAATGCCAGAGCTTCAACAACCAGGTTTCATCCTACAG ATGTCTTGCAAACTGTTGCACCCAATATCGGCGAATCATCAATTGAAAACTCCCAACGAGATAAAATTTCTAGGAAACGGCCCAAGATTTTGCTGTGGAAACCGATCCCACAAAATCTCAACTGGACTCTTCCTCGTACTGAAAT ACGACCGGACCAGGCCTTTGTCTGGTGGTGCCACGAAAGCACGTCCACAGTAGTTGAAGCTTACTACAAAAATTTGAGACAATACAACGGATATTTTAACTGGACTATGCATTACCGGAAAGACTCCAACATCACTGCTGCGTTCATTCCGCACACGGCGAGGGACTGGTACTTTGACAGGGTTGGAAG AACCGCTGAAAAATCACTTCGAGAGAGCAAGCAAGCTATCACTAAAATACAATTTGAAAAGATGTTTCGAGATCTAATGAAG GTTAAAAAGAAGTCAGCCGCTTGGGTCGCGACTGATTGCAATTACGTAGAGGGGGCAATAATAAGGAGGCAATATGTCAACTCGATTGAAAAGGATGGAAACTACAGTGTCGACATCTATGGCGGCTGCGGCAACAAAAAGTTGGCTATGCGAAGTTCTGTGATGTACGATGTTCTACGCAGATACAA ATTCTATCTTGCATTTGAAAACACCCAATTTTGCCGGGAATATCTTACCGAAAAGTTCTGGTACAACTCCTTATACGCTGGTGTCGTCCCCATCGTTTGGGGGCCGAGTAAGGCGACTGTGCAGGAAATAGCTCCCCCAAATTCTTTCATACACGTCGAAGAtttcaattatgacgtcaaaaagtTGACGAAATTTCTTAGAAAACtcgaaaaaaacaaaaaagcctACAAAGAATATTTCAA ATGGTGGATGATGCCCGGGTTTTATCCCATATACAAGTTAAGAGAAGCAGAGGATCCGGAGGACAGAGTCGGCGAGAGCGTCTTCCAATTCGAAGTCAACGGGTTTTGTCATCTCTGCAAAATGTTGCACGAGAAACGACACAAGACTACACACTGGGCTGTGTCTGACCTACATCAAGCCTTCTATGGCCCTGAAGATCTAAGATGCTTGTATTAA
- the LOC143465850 gene encoding 3-galactosyl-N-acetylglucosaminide 4-alpha-L-fucosyltransferase FUT3-like isoform X1 translates to MSRFKRKLLQILAVLLAFLCVVYLLLYRKLISTKSKSNLAKISQRDKFLGKLVENFRHNARASTTRFHPTDVLQTVAPNIGESSIENSQRDKISRKRPKILLWKPIPQNLNWTLPRTEMCGFGCDITTNRSEYTNSDAVVLYMISMTPYDLPNSKIRRPDQAFVWWCHESTSTVVEAYYKNLRQYNGYFNWTMHYRKDSNITAAFIPHTARDWYFDRVGRTAEKSLRESKQAITKIQFEKMFRDLMKVKKKSAAWVATDCNYVEGAIIRRQYVNSIEKDGNYSVDIYGGCGNKKLAMRSSVMYDVLRRYKFYLAFENTQFCREYLTEKFWYNSLYAGVVPIVWGPSKATVQEIAPPNSFIHVEDFNYDVKKLTKFLRKLEKNKKAYKEYFKWWMMPGFYPIYKLREAEDPEDRVGESVFQFEVNGFCHLCKMLHEKRHKTTHWAVSDLHQAFYGPEDLRCLY, encoded by the exons ATGTCGCGATTCAAGCGTAAGCTTCTGCAGATACTGGCGGTTTTATTGGCGTTTTTATGTGTGGTCTATCTACTTCTATACAGGAAGCTCATTTCGACCAAGTCGAAGAGCAATCTTGCTAAGATTTCGCAACGTGACAAGTTCTTGGGGAAACTTGTCGAGAACTTTCGTCATAATGCCAGAGCTTCAACAACCAGGTTTCATCCTACAG ATGTCTTGCAAACTGTTGCACCCAATATCGGCGAATCATCAATTGAAAACTCCCAACGAGATAAAATTTCTAGGAAACGGCCCAAGATTTTGCTGTGGAAACCGATCCCACAAAATCTCAACTGGACTCTTCCTCGTACTGAAATGTGCGGCTTTGGATGCGATATTACAACAAATCGAAGCGAGTATACAAACAGTGACGCCGTGGTGCTatatatgatttctatgacgCCTTACGATTTACCGAACTCTAAGATAAG ACGACCGGACCAGGCCTTTGTCTGGTGGTGCCACGAAAGCACGTCCACAGTAGTTGAAGCTTACTACAAAAATTTGAGACAATACAACGGATATTTTAACTGGACTATGCATTACCGGAAAGACTCCAACATCACTGCTGCGTTCATTCCGCACACGGCGAGGGACTGGTACTTTGACAGGGTTGGAAG AACCGCTGAAAAATCACTTCGAGAGAGCAAGCAAGCTATCACTAAAATACAATTTGAAAAGATGTTTCGAGATCTAATGAAG GTTAAAAAGAAGTCAGCCGCTTGGGTCGCGACTGATTGCAATTACGTAGAGGGGGCAATAATAAGGAGGCAATATGTCAACTCGATTGAAAAGGATGGAAACTACAGTGTCGACATCTATGGCGGCTGCGGCAACAAAAAGTTGGCTATGCGAAGTTCTGTGATGTACGATGTTCTACGCAGATACAA ATTCTATCTTGCATTTGAAAACACCCAATTTTGCCGGGAATATCTTACCGAAAAGTTCTGGTACAACTCCTTATACGCTGGTGTCGTCCCCATCGTTTGGGGGCCGAGTAAGGCGACTGTGCAGGAAATAGCTCCCCCAAATTCTTTCATACACGTCGAAGAtttcaattatgacgtcaaaaagtTGACGAAATTTCTTAGAAAACtcgaaaaaaacaaaaaagcctACAAAGAATATTTCAA ATGGTGGATGATGCCCGGGTTTTATCCCATATACAAGTTAAGAGAAGCAGAGGATCCGGAGGACAGAGTCGGCGAGAGCGTCTTCCAATTCGAAGTCAACGGGTTTTGTCATCTCTGCAAAATGTTGCACGAGAAACGACACAAGACTACACACTGGGCTGTGTCTGACCTACATCAAGCCTTCTATGGCCCTGAAGATCTAAGATGCTTGTATTAA
- the LOC143465567 gene encoding ralBP1-associated Eps domain-containing protein 1-like isoform X1, translating into MQSPSVKLMSNPNKQVTQDKFQTPRKPSQELPKNKGWTSFDESPVHLPMQGNVYTPTQSPWGGETPGGRLKNLAAKPDGDAEAGDLASHQSSMSPAIVSQRHLATHYPSATAQHTSRNNVPVPGQQLRGATPGKDHIAAPNSAKSSSSAPVVSSLSQNKPPQHPAPVADEHSHPQNIYSSSDDDEVANEDEMQDAWCITEEQRHYYMKQFLTMQKDVKGKIGGPTARNFFTKSKLPIIELSHIWELSDMDQDGQLTLDEFCTAFHLVVARKNGYDLPSQLPQALVPTLIDIVEAEQPTKVHEAKSSDQWETFSDRTSSSTTLANFDQVPDSTQQENLHHPVALRLSPSRHKHHWVDVGDTSTPSKEQQEVLDEDSTTSSPQMHARERRPITNPYGYLHNELSEVESCGEVEHQERGHMEPSSSDLSDERNIESDEKFSKHNLPSAGSMHPHSSDADSASSGASSNRSSVSDSSGDDDWAKSDLEHSDWSSRPLRPRSASSSSSESVNGPATVVPTPLPAPTPPPRPNLTILPTPMPKPRKINARNVSNDNPEAQHKAPEPGIRLEKPMPPPRPQANASQEPQVVEQESFADFTAFNQAPEVKGPEVKLNEKSEAIPQDKGMKKSKSDVIPKQERPETQKPHKEPLEPAADISSTESEPKTHDQEKNAVVKKAPTKPPRTRIMSSDVCKPETFSTPLTMSQNDETKLPSAPKQDPSRKKSGLQTSIRELKSRNTKLMRLNADLQQQLKDVMEKRITVEMNIHQMRPFTQ; encoded by the exons ATGCAGTCACCTTCTGTAAAATTAATGTCGAATCCTAATAAACAAGTAACTCAGGACAAGTTCCAGACACCCAGGAAACCCAGTCAAGAGCTGCCTAAAAACAAAGGATGGACTTCATTTGATGAAAGTCCCGTACATCTCCCAATGCAGG GAAACGTCTACACCCCAACCCAATCTCCATGGGGAGGTGAAACCCCAGGAGGTAGATTGAAAAACCTGGCTGCAAAACCTGATGGAGATGCAGAAGCCGGTGACCTGGCTTCTCATCAAAGCAGCATGTCACCTGCTATAGTTTCACAGAGACATCTAGCTACTCATTATCCATCTGCCACGGCACAGCACACAAGCCGCAACAACGTACCAGTGCCAGGCCAACAGTTAAGGGGAGCCACACCTGGTAAGGATCACATCGCTGCCCCAAACTCAGCCAAAAGCTCTTCATCAGCCCCAGTCGTCTCTTCTTTGTCTCAAAATAAACCACCGCAGCATCCAGCTCCAGTCGCAGATGAACATTCCCATCCACAGAACATTTATTCATCAAGCGATGATGATGAAGTTGCCAATGAAGACGAGATGCAAGATGCTTGGTGCATTACTGAGGAACAACGTCATTATTATATGAAGCAGTTCCTAACCATGCAGAAAGACGTCAAAGGAAAAATTGGTG GCCCAACTGCTCGGAATTTCTTCACAAAGTCAAAACTCCCCATCATTGAGTTGTCTCATATATG GGAATTATCGGACATGGACCAAGATGGACAGTTGACATTGGATGAATTCTGCACGGCGTTCCATCTCGTTGTGGCGCGAAAGAACGGATACGACCTTCCTTCACAGCTACCTCAAGCTCTCGTTCCGACGCTTATCGACATCGTTGAAGCGGAACAACCAACCAAAG TTCATGAAGCAAAGTCGTCTGATCAGTGGGAAACGTTCAGTGATCGAacgtcaagttcaacaacgcTGGCAAATTTTGACCAAGTCCCTGATTCTACTCAG CAGGAGAATTTGCACCATCCTGTTGCTCTTCGTCTATCTCCATCTCGCCACAAGCATCACTGGGTGGATGTGGGCGACACCAGTACTCCATCTAAGGAGCAGCAGGAAGTCCTGGATGAAGATTCGACAACCTCATCACCACAAATGCACGCCCGGGAGCGTCGTCCTATCACCAATCCTTACGGTTACCTCCATAACGAGTTGTCCGAAGTTGAAAGTTGTGGTGAAGTCGAACATCAAG AAAGAGGACACATGGAACCGTCTTCCTCTGATTTGTCAGATGAAAGAAATATCGAATCAGATGAAAAATTCAGCAAACATAACTTGCCTTCAGCAG GATCGATGCATCCACATTCTTCAGATGCAGATTCTGCCTCGTCTGGTGCGAGTAGTAATCGCTCATCCGTGTCTGACAGCTCTGGCGATGATGATTGGGCAAAATCAGACCTTGAGCACAGTGATTGGTCATCAAGGCCGTTACGACCCAG ATCTGCCTCCAGTTCATCGAGTGAAAGCGTAAACGGACCTGCTACGGTTGTACCCACCCCCCTTCCTGCTCCGACTCCCCCTCCGAGGCCCAACCTCACCATACTGCCCACCCCAATGCCCAAACCGAGGAAGATAAACGCGAGAAACGTCTCGAACGACAATCCTGAAGCTCAGCACAAAGCGCCAG AGCCAGGGATAAGGTTGGAGAAGCCGATGCCACCACCGCGGCCTCAAGCAAATGCC AGCCAGGAGCCACAAGTTGTTGAGCAAGAATCATTCGCTGACTTCACCGCCTTCAACCAAGCTCCTGAGGTTAAAGGTCCTGAGGTTAAATTGAATGAAAAGTCGGAAGCAATCCCACAAGATAAAGGCATGAAGAAGTCGAAAAGTGATGTAATACCAAAACAGGAACGACCAGAAACACAGAAGCCGCATA AGGAACCATTGGAACCGGCGGCTGACATCTCATCAACTGAAAGTGAACCCAAAACTCATGATCAAGAGAAGAATGCTGTCGTTAAAAAG GCTCCTACAAAACCACCTCGTACCAGGATAATGAGTTCTGATGTTTGCAAACCGGAGACCTTCAGCACACCCTTAACCATGTCACAGAACGATGAAACAAAACTGCCTTCCGCACCTAAGCAAGA tCCTTCGAGAAAGAAGAGCGGATTGCAGACGTCAATACGTGAGCTGAAAAGCCGTAACACCAAACTCATGCGATTGAATGCGGACCTGCAACAACAATTGAAGGACGTCATGGAAAAACGAATTACGGTTGAAATGAACATTCATCAAATGAGGCCTTTCACGCAATGA
- the LOC143465567 gene encoding ralBP1-associated Eps domain-containing protein 1-like isoform X2, with translation MQSPSVKLMSNPNKQVTQDKFQTPRKPSQELPKNKGWTSFDESPVHLPMQGNVYTPTQSPWGGETPGGRLKNLAAKPDGDAEAGDLASHQSSMSPAIVSQRHLATHYPSATAQHTSRNNVPVPGQQLRGATPGKDHIAAPNSAKSSSSAPVVSSLSQNKPPQHPAPVADEHSHPQNIYSSSDDDEVANEDEMQDAWCITEEQRHYYMKQFLTMQKDVKGKIGGPTARNFFTKSKLPIIELSHIWELSDMDQDGQLTLDEFCTAFHLVVARKNGYDLPSQLPQALVPTLIDIVEAEQPTKVHEAKSSDQWETFSDRTSSSTTLANFDQVPDSTQENLHHPVALRLSPSRHKHHWVDVGDTSTPSKEQQEVLDEDSTTSSPQMHARERRPITNPYGYLHNELSEVESCGEVEHQERGHMEPSSSDLSDERNIESDEKFSKHNLPSAGSMHPHSSDADSASSGASSNRSSVSDSSGDDDWAKSDLEHSDWSSRPLRPRSASSSSSESVNGPATVVPTPLPAPTPPPRPNLTILPTPMPKPRKINARNVSNDNPEAQHKAPEPGIRLEKPMPPPRPQANASQEPQVVEQESFADFTAFNQAPEVKGPEVKLNEKSEAIPQDKGMKKSKSDVIPKQERPETQKPHKEPLEPAADISSTESEPKTHDQEKNAVVKKAPTKPPRTRIMSSDVCKPETFSTPLTMSQNDETKLPSAPKQDPSRKKSGLQTSIRELKSRNTKLMRLNADLQQQLKDVMEKRITVEMNIHQMRPFTQ, from the exons ATGCAGTCACCTTCTGTAAAATTAATGTCGAATCCTAATAAACAAGTAACTCAGGACAAGTTCCAGACACCCAGGAAACCCAGTCAAGAGCTGCCTAAAAACAAAGGATGGACTTCATTTGATGAAAGTCCCGTACATCTCCCAATGCAGG GAAACGTCTACACCCCAACCCAATCTCCATGGGGAGGTGAAACCCCAGGAGGTAGATTGAAAAACCTGGCTGCAAAACCTGATGGAGATGCAGAAGCCGGTGACCTGGCTTCTCATCAAAGCAGCATGTCACCTGCTATAGTTTCACAGAGACATCTAGCTACTCATTATCCATCTGCCACGGCACAGCACACAAGCCGCAACAACGTACCAGTGCCAGGCCAACAGTTAAGGGGAGCCACACCTGGTAAGGATCACATCGCTGCCCCAAACTCAGCCAAAAGCTCTTCATCAGCCCCAGTCGTCTCTTCTTTGTCTCAAAATAAACCACCGCAGCATCCAGCTCCAGTCGCAGATGAACATTCCCATCCACAGAACATTTATTCATCAAGCGATGATGATGAAGTTGCCAATGAAGACGAGATGCAAGATGCTTGGTGCATTACTGAGGAACAACGTCATTATTATATGAAGCAGTTCCTAACCATGCAGAAAGACGTCAAAGGAAAAATTGGTG GCCCAACTGCTCGGAATTTCTTCACAAAGTCAAAACTCCCCATCATTGAGTTGTCTCATATATG GGAATTATCGGACATGGACCAAGATGGACAGTTGACATTGGATGAATTCTGCACGGCGTTCCATCTCGTTGTGGCGCGAAAGAACGGATACGACCTTCCTTCACAGCTACCTCAAGCTCTCGTTCCGACGCTTATCGACATCGTTGAAGCGGAACAACCAACCAAAG TTCATGAAGCAAAGTCGTCTGATCAGTGGGAAACGTTCAGTGATCGAacgtcaagttcaacaacgcTGGCAAATTTTGACCAAGTCCCTGATTCTACTCAG GAGAATTTGCACCATCCTGTTGCTCTTCGTCTATCTCCATCTCGCCACAAGCATCACTGGGTGGATGTGGGCGACACCAGTACTCCATCTAAGGAGCAGCAGGAAGTCCTGGATGAAGATTCGACAACCTCATCACCACAAATGCACGCCCGGGAGCGTCGTCCTATCACCAATCCTTACGGTTACCTCCATAACGAGTTGTCCGAAGTTGAAAGTTGTGGTGAAGTCGAACATCAAG AAAGAGGACACATGGAACCGTCTTCCTCTGATTTGTCAGATGAAAGAAATATCGAATCAGATGAAAAATTCAGCAAACATAACTTGCCTTCAGCAG GATCGATGCATCCACATTCTTCAGATGCAGATTCTGCCTCGTCTGGTGCGAGTAGTAATCGCTCATCCGTGTCTGACAGCTCTGGCGATGATGATTGGGCAAAATCAGACCTTGAGCACAGTGATTGGTCATCAAGGCCGTTACGACCCAG ATCTGCCTCCAGTTCATCGAGTGAAAGCGTAAACGGACCTGCTACGGTTGTACCCACCCCCCTTCCTGCTCCGACTCCCCCTCCGAGGCCCAACCTCACCATACTGCCCACCCCAATGCCCAAACCGAGGAAGATAAACGCGAGAAACGTCTCGAACGACAATCCTGAAGCTCAGCACAAAGCGCCAG AGCCAGGGATAAGGTTGGAGAAGCCGATGCCACCACCGCGGCCTCAAGCAAATGCC AGCCAGGAGCCACAAGTTGTTGAGCAAGAATCATTCGCTGACTTCACCGCCTTCAACCAAGCTCCTGAGGTTAAAGGTCCTGAGGTTAAATTGAATGAAAAGTCGGAAGCAATCCCACAAGATAAAGGCATGAAGAAGTCGAAAAGTGATGTAATACCAAAACAGGAACGACCAGAAACACAGAAGCCGCATA AGGAACCATTGGAACCGGCGGCTGACATCTCATCAACTGAAAGTGAACCCAAAACTCATGATCAAGAGAAGAATGCTGTCGTTAAAAAG GCTCCTACAAAACCACCTCGTACCAGGATAATGAGTTCTGATGTTTGCAAACCGGAGACCTTCAGCACACCCTTAACCATGTCACAGAACGATGAAACAAAACTGCCTTCCGCACCTAAGCAAGA tCCTTCGAGAAAGAAGAGCGGATTGCAGACGTCAATACGTGAGCTGAAAAGCCGTAACACCAAACTCATGCGATTGAATGCGGACCTGCAACAACAATTGAAGGACGTCATGGAAAAACGAATTACGGTTGAAATGAACATTCATCAAATGAGGCCTTTCACGCAATGA